One Leguminivora glycinivorella isolate SPB_JAAS2020 chromosome 15, LegGlyc_1.1, whole genome shotgun sequence genomic window, AGATCTAcctgattttgaaaaaatctactgatctactgctttttttgtaatttttcaagATATCTACCTGCTTTTTCCCAAATCGATATTTTTTAGTATAAACAATTGGATTGGCtacaaatttttattatagACGGTCCAACAACTTAGTCAaggcgcgaaattaaaattttctatgggccAACTGTCATCCCTTCATTTCTTAAAGTTGCtgcttttttctagtgacagaAATCGCTTGACAGACTTTATATCTGTGATTGTTCGTAGTGTAGTGATAGCTTTGCATTAGCAATAGCGATTTAGGCGGGTGCAAGAGTTTGATGTTTGTATGTTTAATATTCTGTATTCATatcaaataatagtacattacgtcagATGCTGGGAAAGAAGGGCTTACATGCTGTGTAGGTATATCCATCTGAGTAGGATAGTGATACGAAGCCTGTAAGCTCTTTTCACGGCGAGGCATGTAATTATAgtacttttctcaaacttgcaatgatatgaaaaaaaaaatctactagGCAAAAAGAAAACTCTTCTAATTCCgcgccaaatttttttttaactctgaGGTAACTTATGAAACGGTGACATTCAGGTGCATTAGTACCtactattaatgtttttttttctgattacTAAATGTCATGGTGTAGTGTCAGCATTTGACGTTTAGAAACAAATGGAGGGTGCTTTACAGGCAGGCTTTTTTTTGCTGTAAACTGTACTATGAAATATTATCTTCACTCAGCTCACCGGACACGTAGTAGTCCCGACaacatttcattgcaagtttgagaaaaagttCTTATTTGTGCAACTGCCCcatcgatactgaataggaatggaaccAATTGAATGCATCCTACACcttacagcgataagaccgcctgttgctacctatgtttaatgtctgctatttgtaatctgttatccttgtggtgcaataaagaatatttacttacttacttacttacttaccttataaaacaaagtcccccttCGCGTCTGTCTATGcgtgttcgcgataaactcaaaaactactgaacagattttcatgcggttttcacccaTGAATAAGTGATTCTTGGGGAAGATTTAAgcatataatttgttgagactTTGTTTGAAATATAACGATATTTGCTAAACAAGTCGGACAAAATCCCACTTTCTGAGAgccttaatcgaaaacgctgcctaaaccgtttgagctatatcatgATCTGTATGGCGAAATATTGTATCTCTCATAGGTTTacacatagctgggcattaactcgttaatccgttaatcgttaattaacgaagttaacattttggttaacggattaacttttaagttaactttaaaaaatgttaacggattcgttaacttccgttaaatgtcttcgagtccgttaatcgttaatctagttccgcacgcgccgagtaaaacttgctctaaccgctactgtaaaaggccggagtacggcgaaacctaggattttcccgaaaattcacagtctacatatcaattggtgcctttggatcacttgttcgagacctgctaaagtttattagtcctaCTGCACCCATCACTAACCGCGAAACAGAATGTAAACCATCAGGCATGACGCATGGCAcataaatcgcgcaaccgacgcatcaagcCAGAGTTCGGCGGACCGCGCTATCTACCAAGTTCCCGTGGATCGTGAAGCTGGGATTTTTCAAGAGATTTTGGCGATCTTCGGTCatttacagtaacataataaacttacccaaaaacttaatagttaataactgatgcaactagctacagtaaaatatttttttatcacgattaacggattatcgattaactttaacttccgttaaatttgttgaaatgtatcgctttaacgattaacgaagttaacttttatagtaacgcattaacgattatcgaagttaactatttgattaacggtgcccagctatgggttTACATAAAAGTCCGCGAaagcatatgtctatcttttacggataacttactatgtATAACCATTTTTAATCCCCATGCGTAGCTGGGGCGGGCCGCTAGTGTGGAATAAGTTTATCTTCGTAAAAATTGTATGGGATAAGTTTTTTTCTTGATGTGTGACCGGATTCTgattcggttttttttttatacaaacatTTGATCAtggataagaaagaaaaaagtttaaaaatattttaagcgggttactcacgtattaagtcgatatagcgttcgacatgtttcggttcaatttcgagaacctttctcaagagtagcgacaccccgcctttacatgtcgagagcgcgacgcatactgcgggcgcttgctcggtgcgcgcggctgctgaggacaggcgcagggggggtcggcggcgcgggcgacgtcaccgtggcgagatcggagctacccactatgttacttttgtcaaaagcaggattgcacacaacacttattacgtcacttgttaagggtgcgtttacactgcgcctgtcctcagcagccgcgcgcaccgagcaagcgcccacagtatgcgtcgcgctctcgacatgtaaaggcggggtgtcgctactcttgagaaaggttctcgaaattgaaccgaaacatgtcgaacgctatattgacttaatacgtgagtaacccgcttaaaatatttttaaatatgtatgagtctcacgggagttttatagttaaaaagaaaaaaagtttatcaaaaATGACCTtcgtatgttttttccaaaacctATCAACGCCAATCTTCATGAATTTAAAATCGCGAGAAGTCTTAAAAGAGTTCCAGGACCGTGTTCATGTCACAGTATAATTTTTCTTTCATTCTTCTTCACTTAGTATCAATATTTGTAGTCTACTGCTTTTTTTCCCGATCTACTgcttttttattcatttttctactGTATACTTCAGATTCCGTCTGGCAACACTGTTTGGCATTCTTTTCTGAGAATGCGTAtgggatttatttatttcgataCGTTCTTTTCTGTTTCGTGATGATAAGACATCACAAATAATATCACCAAGTTATATACAGGTATTCTTGTTGTTTAGTTTCGAGTTAGTAAGAAGCAAAAGGTGATTTTAAACTTTGAAAATGGCTGTGTCGAAATCAACGAACACCTACAATCGACAAAATTGGGAAGATTCGGTAAGATTAAACCATATTTTTCGTACATGTACAGTAAAGCTTAGTTaaattgttattaatattatgattcTTCTTTTTCAGGACTTTCCAATTCTATGCCAAACATGCCTAGGAGACAATCCGTATATTCGTATGGTAACGTGTTATTTTATCACTATTTATGAAGGTTATTTAATATTCATAGATCGTTAATatgattaaattatttttcagacGAAAGAAAAGTACGGTAAAGAGTGTAAAATATGCGCTCGACCATTTACAGTCTTCCGTTGGTGCCCAGGGTCTAGGATGCGCTTCAAGAAAACAGAAATTTGTCAAACATGTTCCAAATTGAAGAATGTTTGTCAAACTTGCCTATTGGATTTAGAATATGGATTGCCTATTCAAGTTAGAGATGCTGCTCTTAAGATACAAGACGATCTACCTCGAAATGAAGTgaataaagagtattatattCAGAACTTAGATAGTCAAATGTCTAAATTTGATTCCACTCAACCAAGCAATTCTGCTCTCAAGTCGAAGGGTGCTTCTGATCTGTTGTTGAGGTTGGCCCGAACTGCACCTTATTACAAGAGGAATAGGCCACATGTGTGTTCATTCTGGGTAAAAGGAGAGTGTCGGAGAGGAGAGGAATGCCCATACCGGCATGAAAAGCCTACTGACCCTGATGATCCATTGGCTGACCAGAACATTAAAGACAGGTACTCCATTGTTTTCTATATCTTGACTACTCTGATCAGAGCTAGGTACTGCCAAAGAATTATAATTACAGTCCAAAAAGAAATTCTAGGAATAGTGGCAACAAGTCAATGTATAGTGCATAGTGGGTAAAACATAGAATAGACATTAGTGTATTTATCACGTTTTCTATAACCTAAGtttaacaaaataaagaaatgaTTGATTTATTGCCACTTAATTTCTAAAATTTCATATCCAACTGATTCAAGCATATTGAAAGCCATAACTTTTCTGATAAGATACTCAGCTCACTAATTAGATTACAGTAGAAATTACTGTACATAAACTACCACAATAACCCTTAAAATACTTATTTGTTGACAGATACTATGGTGTAAACGACCCAGTAGCGGAGAAGCTGATGCGGCGCGCTGCTGCCATGCCAGCCCTGCCGCCTCCTGAGGACAGAACTGTCACCACTTTGTATGTGGGCAACTTGCCTGAAAACATCTCTGAAGAGGAGCTGAGGGGACATTTCTACCAATATGGAGAAATAAGGTTTGCAATCTTTCTTATCAATAATCTTATCTGTAGTATGGCTTGATATAAGTGCATATTTAATTAGGGTCCATGCAGCATGTTTTTTTTACTGCCTGGTTTTTTCTTACTGATTTCTCATATAGATATGAGCAACAGTTATATGTAAAACTTGCTCAGTCATTTTTCTAGATCAAACCTAGTGCTCACATGACATTTTTTTGGTCTATTGTTTTTTACAAATTGTAACTTTTGAATCACCAAGTTGATTTTCTTTTGAGTCTCTCTTTCTCTCTCTTTAGCCTGATTCTACCCTTCGGGTGTAGGCCTCCTTCAACATGCGCCACTACTTTCTTTTGAGTGTTTTGTATCAAGTAATAAGAGTATTTAGTGTTTCATAAAAGAGACAATTGTGATCCGTATAGAACCACTATGTTTAAAGTTTGAATTTAATTGACAGTATGTATGTAAACCAACCtagaacagtttttttttcagatcagTTTTTAACTGGTTTCAGTTTATAACTATTTCGTAACTATTTATTAGGTCGCTAACGTTAGTGCCGCGAGCACAATGCGCCTTCGTGCAGTACACGACCCGAAGCGCCGCCGAGCACGCGGCAGAGAAGACCTTCAACCGACTGGTCATCGGCGGCAAGCGGCTCACCATCaagtggggcaaatctcaagGTATGGATGATGGAATTTTTTGTACCTAAAAAGTCTGACATCAAGTAGAACTTAACATATTCACTAtcagacaaaaaatggcgcactacgtcagaaactgttcgtaatttataaccgcccACTTGTATGACGAGAACTCGTCCAGCGGATTCTCTGACATTTGAATACAGTTCACAAGTGCCCACCAGATAGGCGGGTTCTTGGTGTCGACTGTCGAATATGTTGTTGTTTGAATATGATTACATATCTTCATTTCACTACAATTCCTTTGTACTTTTATTTATTGTGTCATGATCCATTATTTTTGGTAGGTCAATTAAGGTGCAtaaatttatttgattttaGTTTGCTATATAATTATTTGCGTTTCAGGTCGTCAAGGTACAAACGAGAAGAACGAAGCGTTACCGGCGTTGGAGCCCGTGCCCGGCCTGCCCGGCGCTCTGCCGCCGGCGCCCGCCTTTTTGCATCCATTCCCACCACAGGTAAATATATGTTACAGTATATTGACAGGGCTAACTCCGGTTTTAACATTtgcaatatataaaaaatacaaatcttCAATATCAAATAGTCGGGTCTACACTGGCCGCACGTCTCGCGAGGAAAACTTCCGTGCTCGTGCGCGCACGTTCGCCTCGCCCGAGCAAATTTGTtcggcaagatggcggcccACGGTCAGCCACGGCAGTTTAGAATAGTTCTGCACGTGAGCACATATTTACTTAGTCGGTCCTAAAGTATTTGGAAGTGGAAGTGGAACTATTTTTTTCCTTCTTCAGAGCTCGTAGCATACTCTATCATTCTGTTTATTATACTTTTCTTCAACATCGAACATTTTTTCGTCTGTAAAGAGGATATCGCGGTGTAGATTTTTCGCGTACCGCTTTAACAACTTTCGGGATCTTTTAAGCCTTATTGTTTTAAGACGCGTATTAAGTACTCTTTGTATGCTCGTAGACTAAGATCTTCGTTTAAAATCTTTTTGACGGTTTTCCTACTGACACCCATCTGCAAAGCCATCAACTTCTGTTTTCGGACAGGATTTCTTGCTATACGGGCCTTGATCGCTTTGATCACTGCTGGTGTTCTTACGGAGCGTGGCCGGCCAGTTCTTTTTTGTCCTCAACACTAGAGACTTCATTGTACCTATCaatcattgaggtatatgtactacgtactagaggcgacgttgccaagcgaaaacactgcacatgctgacaaatgcgcggggtggggggagcggcaatttacgcatagagtaggtccaccatcagatgtgacacattattattatattctgcctaacggaaattttatattttaaaatacggctagtctagtcaaaatgatttatttatttacaacttaaacaatacaaattaatataattgtgctgtacttatcttcttctttaaaatacaatgaatgaacatatatatgtgttggacaaagcgtatccattgttcccttttttcatgaccagatcaaagaaaactgcaaaaagtgagcgtgctaaaaatacaatttcactcaaaaaatattaacaatcaataaagaaataaactttttttatattatagtaacataattcatgacgtagtaattagttacctaatcattttccaaatagaaatatatatatttcgcaaatatattagaggtgaaacacattagtaggaacaatgtaaatggcacatctgcgcggttagtctttgattgcgtcaccaaaatggcggcagtcccgctcccgctcgcgtatttgtagaatattcaatcttaaaatattatagacgagttttttgtttaatttaccgatgaaatgtcacaccttgacttttatttgattttttcgagtgattagaacaatttttaagcacacaagaacgcattattcacgtggaaagtAAATGCATCACGGCACGTGACTGCACTGCAAGGGCCTGGTGacgactgacaacgttgcggtccatggaccgcagtggggtgtgtaaaaaattctcttagcagcgtcgcctctagtacgtagtacatatacctcaatgctaTCAATATTACGGTATACAAATCTAAgcgttatatttaattttttgagcaACTTGAAAATGGTACTTGGCGAGTGCCCACAGCGGTGCAACGCTAAAACAGCTATTCGGTTTTCTTTTTATGTCCACTCCATCGTGAACAATCGCAGCAAATgactttttgttttaaaataattgtCAAACATTCAAAAATGGAATCCAaaaacattttcttaaaattatgttctaaatttaaaaataaggtGCCAGTGACAGAATTTTAGGACCGACTAAGTATTGCCATGAATCTAGAATgattaatttttctttttaatcTCGCCACACTCGCCGAGCAAATTTACTCGGGTGATGGCAAACGTCTGCTCATGAGTATGAACAATTTCCTCGCGAGGCGTGCGGCCGATGTgtattttttaaccgtcgcctcatatctctcaaaggacggttatcaagtcgtctgtatgtttttttttttttttattttttttaatgtttgttcctcgatatctccgtcgttactggaccgattttgaaaaattttttttgattgaatgtatatgcatacagattggtcccatttttctcagaacccagttctgatgatgggatcctggagaaatcgagggaactcctcgaatctgaaaggcatacatgtggtgatttttgtgtttttaaaggaacagcatgcatttaggtacggaacagtgacatttggtgcagtggaagtgctgatgatggccagaacggaactcttcaaatctgaacggcacgcttatagtgactttggtatttttataagaacagcatgcactttcgtccagaacagtgacatttggtgcagtggaattgctgatgatggtcagaaccgaactcctcaaatctgaacggcacgcttatagtgactttggtatttttataagaacagcatgcactttcgtccagaacagtgacatttcgtgcagtggaactgctgatgatggccagaaccaaactcctcaaatctgaacggcacgcttatagtgactttggtatttttataagaacagcatgcactttcgtccagaacagtgacatttggtgcagtggaattgctgatgatggtcagaaccgaactcctcaaatctgaacggcacgcttatagtgattttggtatttttataagaacagcaggcactttcgtccagaacagtgacatttggtgcagtggaactgctgatgatggccagaaccaaactcctcaaatctgaacggcacgcttatagtgactttgccatttttataagaacagcatgcgcttacgtctagaacagtgacatttggtacagtggaactgctgatgatggtcagaaccgaactcctcaaatctgaacggcacgtttatagtgactttggtatttttataagaacagcatgcacttacgtccagaacagtgacatttggtgcagtggaactgctgatgatagtcagaaccgaactcctcaaatctgaacggcacactcatagtgactttggtatttttgtaagaaaagcatgcatttaagttcagaacagtgacatttatttagttatgtttgttaagcatattgagttttcaagtcaaagtttgtcaagcttcgatttcttataatgtaatcggattcatgaggaattgaggaaactcctcaaaccttaacgttatacgtatattcatttgtgttgccatctaataattaaagcattaaaagcagttttaaaaaatacttacacatttctacataatccaacattcgcaagtagctttcaccagaacccgaaaggcgacggtttttttttcttaaaaattattgggTTTTTGCATTGTTTACGTTCGCAGATGCCGCCGCCGCACCGGGCCAACGACTTCTTCAACCTGCACCACTACGGGCCGGCGGCGGGCTGGGGCTggggcgcgccgccgccgccgcccggcgCGGGGCTCCCTCCTCCCGGCGCGGGGCTCCCTCCTCCCGGCGCGGGGCTCCCTCCTCCCGGCCTCCCTCCCCCCGGCCCCGGGCTCCCTCCCCCCggcccgcccgcgcccgcgctgcACTACCCGAGCCAGGACCCGGCGCGCCTCGGCGCTCACGCCCACGCCAATGCCCCGCAGACCTAAATTCTATCGCTACTATTGTCACTTTCATCATTCTGAAAAACAACGTGTATTCATTGCGAATAAACTTACTTTACAAATTCGTATGGTACATTCGCCATCATATAGGAACGGCCGAGGGTCTCACGAAACTATTGTCCCTTTGATTAGCAGGAatgtacaatagttatttgttatacaagggggcaaagttgtattttaacgccgagtgtggaattgaaaaacgagcaagtgaaaggattctatagttgaaccacgagcgaagcgagaatagaatcctgaacttgcgagttttttaacacacgagaagtaaaatacatttgcacccgagtgtaacacaaaactttcccctcactatagcgaggaaactacaacgcaaaaaatgcgtttatcactgtttccagtagttccacaggtggtaaatcatctttattactagattcacctacttttatcagttttaaagcagttaatttgactttattcaaggtccaattactttacccactagtggataaaatgcgtttttacccgctggtattattaaaggacaaaacacgtgtttccgagctagtgaggggaaaattcatatattacagtcgccatcaaatatattataGCGGCCGAGGCTCTCGCGAACACCTGAACGCGTAGACTTTATTGTAGAGACGATGGAATGGAGTACGTGTGCAGACACTTCTGAGCACCTCGACCGCTTCGGTATATCCGATGACGACTATACGGTCGAATGCGTTTACGTGTACAAACTTATGCGATATTCTATTTTTGTTATCGTGATGTAAATGTAAACGAACTCTTACCTCCCTCCGACCAAAATAATTTATACTTTACCATGTGTTAGCGATATTTTACACGAAAATACTATTGCTTCAATGTAATTGTAACATAAAAGTGGCAATTAAGATTTACATTTGTCCATCTGGGACAAAAAAGTTGTTAAATAATAAAGAATTAATAAATAAGATAGTACTTCAagatagtgtttaaaatattgtgacGTGGGCACGGATCGAAGTGTGTTAGTTTATTGTGTTCGTATTgtaattatacaataaaatacttTACTGCTACAAAATACATATCGTTTTTTTATACACTACCATATCACAGAGTACTATCGTGACCATATTCTCCAACCAACCAACCCAAACATTAAACATTAGCAAAAGAACGCATGGATCTCCGATTCGTATGCTTTCCTTTCTTAAAGTCTTAAATAGGGCAGAATAAAACAAGTATGTAATTGAAACTATATTTATTAATCATAAGTATATAACATGACTTAAGTTACAAACAGTTAAACGTTCAGATAGACCCACCTTAATCTGGGTAGGACGGTTACAATAATTTACATTCTAGGCCCAGATATATGCCCGCACTATACATAATAGGTAATACCCCGACTCGCATGAATATTTATTGAAAGTGATTTAAGTATTAACTCAGAAAGACATACATATTCAACAAAACAAACCTACATAAGATACTTCATTTAATTGAAGTAATCGTTATCAGATATATCGGGGGGCGATGTGATCAAAAATATCCGGATAGGCACTCAGTCTTGACAATAGAGGTATGTTCAGATATATATGAGCACTTTGGGCGTTTCGATATACTATCGCTGCTTTTCCTAAATACTATCCTGTCCTGTTATAATCTCATTCGTAACACCAGTAAAGTTGTGGTGgctgtttttctttttatactaattttactgaatttaataataacatatacCTACAATCGGGGTATTACAGCACTGATACAGGAAAACGGTTCATATACATTTTACATTACCTTATGCCGTAAGGCtgcgtccccacttaggcgtcgcgtgtctcgcggcgcgcaacggacgtctccgccacgccgcctgaatgtaattcaaaaaacgtctcctcagtacattttgggGCCAGTAcagcctggggcgcgtcttacgtccttcctatacaaaatgtactgaggagacgttttttgaattacattcaggcggcgtggcggaaacgtccgttgcgcgccgcaagacatgcgtctcatgagtgtggatggtagcTAAGGCGGTACACACAGGGCGCGGTGTGAGTGGGACATCGTCATATGAGACGTTCCATGTCTAATGGGTCTTGAATGCTTCGTGTGCATTAATGcacattttatcaaaatttcgGATGGGCCTTTCCTTGCCTGCTTTATATTTGAAGCATCAAGACTCATTTAGACATAAAGCcacatatacagggtggaaaaatcgaatgccacatggatggcaactacctaccttaaatattgtaaatagcacattttgtgaaagggagactttcctttgtttttaaaaacaataaattctgaatttaaggatttatgaaaaatcgcttgcctcagtcgggactcgaaccggtccaatgtgacaaaaaataacgtgctgtattttatgatgcagattgaaagggttactGGTAAGCttaatttttctctaaataacaaataaaatacaatcagaataacggaaggccatgaaaaTTTCTTGCGGTGCATTTCACGTGACGGGTGAGATCAAAAAGGTAATTGTTAGttttcatggccttccgttattctcattgtatttgttatttagataAAAATGAACCTTACCAATAACCTtttcaatctgcatcataaaatacggcacgttattttttgtcacatttgaccggttcgagtcccgactgaggcaagcgatttttcataaatccttaaatgcagaatttattgtttttaaaaacaaaggaaagtttcccttacacaaaatgtgctattttcaatatttaaggtagttgccatccatgtggcattcgatttttccaccctgtatacgtgTACTGTTTGTTTTAGTCACACACCGATACGGTTACGAGACAAACATTTAGACCCGTTACGGCTACaaggagaaaaaaaatcttgtgaAAACACCCCAAAAGTAAACCCTTTGTTACTCTTTACCGCTTTGCCTTAATTGTATATTGTGATAGTCAGGTGACTAGTAAGGCTTAAAACAAAGCTTAGCTATTTCTTTACAATATCTCTATTATGAGTTGTGCTACTATGAAATCTATTCGGAACATGGGTAAGGCCGATTGTCATTATGAATAACGGACTATTTGACTACTTGTAATAAAAGATTGTTAGGTTAGCGATGCAGAAATTATAGTTCTATAGTCTAAGTGTTTTTTGTTTGACATAAACCAGCTAGTTAACAAAATAAGGGGTGAAAAAAAAGTAGGGCAACTATAATTCCttttaagtaaaataaagaAGATTTAATTGATAGTtcattgctaccacaattatagGTTAGAAAAATTACTTAAGGTTTAGCGGCtagtttacgaaaaaaaaaaaacattacggaTTGCTCTTTAACTGTCTTTATATATTATTACTATATCAAAACTAGGCTAAACCGAATGATTTATATTAATCAGTTCAAACCTACCAAATCCACACAGAATGGTATTTAATTCAACCATTAATACTAAAAACAGCAAGTGCTATATGCAGTCCTAATTTACATGGAcatatataaattaaagttagaaaatatttacatttagtTAAGACGTTTCGCTTTGGAATGTTCACatattgccaaaaataaattaaccgTGGATACAATTGAAGCAAAAATGAATGTGAACACCCCtttatcttataaattactaggTTACAAGGGCATTCTATAACGTAATAAAATCTAATAAGGCTCTGCTCAAAAAGTGCgaaagtaaaaaataattgaCATAAACACTAAAATCGCACTTTGATGAACTTAGTTTAACATTTTAACTTCATAAAAAATCAATTGGGGAAAAAACAGTCATTGAGCAGATATACACCTTCCAACGTGTAAATAAGGCATCCTTTCGCTTTCACCATCTGCCTACCTGTGCTTTTATTTGCCCTAAAGTTATTTCTGCCCCGACTGATCGCatgttaattatttttaggGACTTTAGTAACATAAAGCAACCCAGGTCTTTAAGTATAAGAGCCACTTTGACCTGACGTAAAACATAATTAATTTCAGTTAGACTTTGTAGAACATTAAAGCATCATTAAGCtcacattatttaaaatgtttataaaattaGCAATCaacttaataatttaattttattggcGATGCTTAACACTAAAATATAATACGATATAATCAAACAAAGTGACGATGAAAAGCAGCGCAACACAATTTTAACTGTGACAGCAAGTTATTTACTGCTATATAATTATTTTGGACATTACTACCCGTACCATGAGTTGACAGTTTTACATTTAAGTTAGAAATTGAACTAGCAGTCCCACTCTATCGAATCAATACATCAATGCGGGCGATACTGACTGCGAACGAGTTTATTGTCAACAAAAGTCGACTGTCACCTCATGGCACGGAAGAAAGTACCTAATATTGTACTTCATAACTTAGACAAAATACGAAGTCACATCTTTAACACATGACTTTTGTGTTACACTGCTTTTGCAGCTGATTATTC contains:
- the LOC125234091 gene encoding pre-mRNA-splicing factor RBM22, translated to MAVSKSTNTYNRQNWEDSDFPILCQTCLGDNPYIRMTKEKYGKECKICARPFTVFRWCPGSRMRFKKTEICQTCSKLKNVCQTCLLDLEYGLPIQVRDAALKIQDDLPRNEVNKEYYIQNLDSQMSKFDSTQPSNSALKSKGASDLLLRLARTAPYYKRNRPHVCSFWVKGECRRGEECPYRHEKPTDPDDPLADQNIKDRYYGVNDPVAEKLMRRAAAMPALPPPEDRTVTTLYVGNLPENISEEELRGHFYQYGEIRSLTLVPRAQCAFVQYTTRSAAEHAAEKTFNRLVIGGKRLTIKWGKSQGRQGTNEKNEALPALEPVPGLPGALPPAPAFLHPFPPQMPPPHRANDFFNLHHYGPAAGWGWGAPPPPPGAGLPPPGAGLPPPGAGLPPPGLPPPGPGLPPPGPPAPALHYPSQDPARLGAHAHANAPQT